One genomic region from Rhizomicrobium palustre encodes:
- a CDS encoding VOC family protein — protein MLGYVTIGARDVEASGKFYDAVLGAIGEERKFADGGWIGYGPKGEDSHYLYLCSPYDGKAAVPANGLMLAFKAKSKAEVDEAYAAAMANGGSDEGAPGFRPPEGKEFYGAYMRDPTGNKFCVYVKQ, from the coding sequence ATGCTGGGCTATGTGACGATCGGCGCGCGAGATGTGGAAGCCTCCGGCAAATTCTACGACGCCGTGCTTGGTGCCATTGGGGAAGAACGCAAATTCGCCGACGGCGGCTGGATAGGCTATGGGCCCAAAGGGGAAGATAGCCATTACCTCTATCTCTGCTCGCCCTATGACGGCAAAGCGGCTGTTCCCGCCAATGGGCTGATGCTGGCCTTCAAGGCCAAGAGCAAAGCCGAGGTTGATGAAGCTTATGCCGCCGCGATGGCGAATGGCGGTAGCGATGAAGGCGCGCCCGGCTTTCGTCCGCCCGAAGGCAAGGAATTTTATGGCGCTTATATGCGCGATCCCACCGGCAACAAGTTTTGCGTCTATGTGAAGCAATAG
- the irrA gene encoding iron response transcriptional regulator IrrA: MRRKMRETPNESAVTRLRAAGLRPTRQRNELADLLFKDGHRHLTAEALHAEAVNKGIRVSLATVYNTLHQFTAANLLRQVMVDATRSYFDTNTTEHQHFYYEDDGMLADIPGSEAIAVDNIPEAPEGTQVARVDVVVRLKRQ; the protein is encoded by the coding sequence ATGCGTAGGAAAATGCGTGAAACGCCGAATGAATCAGCCGTGACGCGCCTCAGAGCTGCGGGCCTTCGCCCGACGCGGCAGCGTAACGAACTGGCCGATCTGTTGTTCAAAGACGGCCATCGCCATCTCACTGCCGAAGCCCTGCATGCGGAAGCCGTCAATAAAGGCATCCGGGTGTCACTGGCGACGGTCTATAACACGCTGCACCAGTTCACTGCCGCGAACCTGCTTCGCCAGGTGATGGTCGATGCGACCCGTTCCTATTTCGACACCAACACCACCGAGCATCAGCATTTCTATTACGAAGACGACGGCATGCTGGCCGATATCCCCGGCTCGGAAGCCATTGCGGTCGACAATATTCCGGAAGCCCCTGAAGGCACCCAGGTCGCGCGCGTGGATGTGGTTGTTCGCCTGAAGCGCCAGTAA
- the fabA gene encoding 3-hydroxyacyl-[acyl-carrier-protein] dehydratase FabA, translating into MEKVDQTSPARKSQFDLAGLISCAKGELFGLGNARLPMPPMLMFDRITKISDKGGAHDKGEIHAEFEINPDLWFFKCHFEGDPVMPGCLGLDAMWQMVGFFLGWLGAPGKGRALGVGEVKFSGMVVPTNKLVSYSIDLKRVIMRKLVLGIADGVMKVDGQVIYEAKDLRVGLFQDAPQPA; encoded by the coding sequence ATGGAAAAAGTGGATCAGACCTCTCCCGCGCGCAAGTCGCAGTTTGATTTGGCGGGCCTTATCTCTTGTGCCAAAGGGGAATTGTTTGGGCTTGGCAATGCACGCCTGCCGATGCCGCCGATGCTGATGTTTGATCGTATCACCAAGATTTCGGACAAAGGCGGCGCCCATGATAAGGGCGAAATCCACGCTGAGTTCGAAATCAACCCGGATTTGTGGTTCTTCAAGTGCCATTTCGAAGGTGATCCGGTGATGCCGGGTTGCCTCGGCCTTGATGCGATGTGGCAGATGGTCGGTTTCTTCCTCGGCTGGCTCGGCGCTCCCGGCAAGGGCCGCGCGCTCGGCGTCGGCGAAGTGAAATTCTCCGGCATGGTGGTGCCCACCAATAAGCTCGTGAGCTATTCCATCGATCTGAAGCGCGTCATCATGCGCAAGCTGGTGCTTGGCATCGCCGATGGCGTGATGAAGGTTGACGGTCAGGTCATTTACGAAGCGAAGGATCTGCGCGTCGGCCTGTTCCAAGACGCCCCGCAACCGGCGTAA
- a CDS encoding cysteine hydrolase family protein, which yields MQALLIIDVQNAMFSGENGAGPLNGWAVVARIKNLIANARAAQVPVFYIQHDGGTGDEFDKHGPGFAFVSDIAPEPGDSVTVKKRNSGFYDTDLDQKLKAAGVDSLVICGMQTEYCVDATVRSAFDRHYRVTVVADAHTTFDSQILPAATIIAHTQHIWNGRFARLKLAADVSFGA from the coding sequence ATGCAAGCGCTTCTCATCATCGACGTGCAGAACGCAATGTTCAGCGGTGAGAACGGCGCGGGCCCGCTCAACGGGTGGGCCGTCGTCGCACGCATCAAAAACCTCATCGCTAATGCCCGCGCCGCCCAAGTGCCGGTGTTCTATATCCAGCATGATGGCGGGACCGGCGACGAGTTCGACAAGCACGGGCCGGGCTTTGCCTTTGTTTCCGATATCGCACCTGAACCGGGCGACAGCGTGACGGTGAAAAAGCGCAATAGCGGCTTCTACGACACCGACCTCGATCAAAAGCTGAAAGCGGCGGGGGTCGATTCGCTGGTCATCTGCGGGATGCAGACCGAATACTGCGTCGATGCCACCGTGCGCAGCGCCTTCGATCGGCATTACCGCGTCACCGTGGTGGCCGACGCGCACACCACCTTCGACAGCCAGATCCTGCCCGCCGCGACCATCATCGCCCACACGCAGCATATCTGGAACGGCCGCTTCGCGCGGCTGAAGCTTGCCGCGGATGTGAGTTTCGGGGCTTAA